In the genome of Fervidobacterium nodosum Rt17-B1, the window AACATTTGCTTTTCCATCCGCTATGCCTTTAACTAAGAACTCTTCAGAGCCAGGAATGACCATATCAAAATTGCTCAATTCGTCAAAGTTATTTATTTGAATATTTTTTCCTATATTTTTTGTTCCAGCATTACCGGGATAAAAATACACATCAAATCCAAATTTTTTAAATGCCCATCCTATTGCGTATTCCCTACCACCGCTTCCAAGTATGCAAATCCTCTTTACTTTCTCCTTTAAATTCTCCATTGTTATTACCCCTCTTCGATTTTTCATTTAGTTTCAATGCCTAAAAACTCTGATAGGTGATTTATAATACGTTATCCCTTTACTTTTTGCAAATTCCAATACTTCTTCATCACGTATAGAGCCAAGCGGAGCAACAACACATTTAACTCCTGCGTTTATAAGTATCTCAAGCCCGTCTGTAAACGGAAAGAACGCATCAGAAGCCGCTATTGAACCATATGCTTTTTCACCTGCTAAAGTGGTTGCTATCCGGCAAGATCTTTTTCTCGATGGTTGCCCACCGCCTATGCCTACTGTAACACCATCTTTAACAAGGACTATTGCGTTTGATTTAACTGCTTCGGCAACAATGAGAGTGAATTTTACTTCGTTTAAATTGAATGGTTCACCAAATAACAATTCAGGTTCGCCTTCAAACTTTCTTTCAGAAACGACAAGCCCACCAAATGCCACTTTGCCAGCGTAGGGTGTATACTCTTTTGGTTTTATAAGTCGTACCTTTTTATTGCTGAGATATTCAATTGCATCAGTTGTGAAATCAGGTGCAACGATAACTTCAAGGTATGTTTTAATAGATTTTGCCATCTCCAATGTGAATTCAAAACTTGTTGCTAATATCCCACCATAAGCTGATTCGCTATCAGCTTCTATAGCTTTTTTAATGCATTCTATCTTATCTGCTTCATCAAAGCTCTTTAAATACGCGGCACCACACGGTGTTTGGTGTTTGATAACACAAGCACCACCACCCACAAGTTTTAAGTTCTTTGCGAGTACCCAAGCAGCTTCCGCATCCAATATGTTGTTGTAGGATAGCTGTTTACCTTCGTGTAAAACTTCAAATGATAACTCTCCGTAAACGTATGCTCTTTCGTGTGAGTTTTCTCCGTAGCGTAACTCAACACTATTTTTGTGAAGTTCAATCTTATCTTTTCCTAATTCTACATTTCCAAGATTTACCAATGTTTTTTGTTCTCTTAATTCATCCATCTTTACTTCCCCCCACGTTTTAATGTTTTTAATAGTTTTTATTAAAAAGAACCTTCCTATTTTCTATTCTGTAATCCGAGTAAAGTAGTTTTTCAATAACTTGCCAATAATATTCATGTTCAAGCTTATGGATTTCTTCTTCAAATTGCTCAAAGGACCATTCATCTTTAACTTCTATAGCTTTTTGGAAAATTATTGGACCTGTATCAACACCACTATCGACAAAATGAATTGTTATGCCAGTAACCTTAACTCCGTACTCATACGCTTGTTTGATACCTTCTTTACCGGGAAAAGATGGAAGTAACGATGGGTGTATGTTAACAATTTTAGGAAAGTATTTTTTTACTATATCTTCCGGTATTATTCTCATAAAACCTGAAAGAACAATCAAATCCGGTTTAACGTTATCCAACACTTCTTCGAAATGAACATACCAAGGTTTATTTAGCTTTACAAATGGTATATCAAGTCGTTTTGCCCGCTCTATTGCGTAGCATTCTTTATCGGCAATTAATAATTCTATTTTTGCTTTAAGTTTGTTTTCTAGGCTTGCTTTTACTAACGCTTCAAAGTTACTTCCACTTCCAGAAGCACATACAACTATGCGGGGTAGTTCAGATCGAAACAGCCC includes:
- a CDS encoding phosphoribosylaminoimidazolecarboxamide formyltransferase, producing the protein MDELREQKTLVNLGNVELGKDKIELHKNSVELRYGENSHERAYVYGELSFEVLHEGKQLSYNNILDAEAAWVLAKNLKLVGGGACVIKHQTPCGAAYLKSFDEADKIECIKKAIEADSESAYGGILATSFEFTLEMAKSIKTYLEVIVAPDFTTDAIEYLSNKKVRLIKPKEYTPYAGKVAFGGLVVSERKFEGEPELLFGEPFNLNEVKFTLIVAEAVKSNAIVLVKDGVTVGIGGGQPSRKRSCRIATTLAGEKAYGSIAASDAFFPFTDGLEILINAGVKCVVAPLGSIRDEEVLEFAKSKGITYYKSPIRVFRH
- the purN gene encoding phosphoribosylglycinamide formyltransferase — encoded protein: MHGLFRSELPRIVVCASGSGSNFEALVKASLENKLKAKIELLIADKECYAIERAKRLDIPFVKLNKPWYVHFEEVLDNVKPDLIVLSGFMRIIPEDIVKKYFPKIVNIHPSLLPSFPGKEGIKQAYEYGVKVTGITIHFVDSGVDTGPIIFQKAIEVKDEWSFEQFEEEIHKLEHEYYWQVIEKLLYSDYRIENRKVLFNKNY